GTTTAAAAGTTTACAACTTATGGTAAATTTTAGTCATCATAAGTAGGAAAATCTACAAATACGCGGGGTAATAGAGTTGCCAACTCTAAGGCAGCTGTATTGATCAATGAAACTCTACGACTTCCACAATAATGTTTGTTAGGCCTATTTTATTTTCCACTTTTATCCCGTCGGTGACTaatacatttttttttaaaaaaaaacacacACATTTTGTACTTGCATATTAAGGCAATAAATCAGGATCTCAATTCAAAGTAAAACCCAACTCACTAACTACAGTTCAACAATTCTTTTCTTCTTTGATTCAAGCGGAAAAAATGCACGCGAAAACTGATTCAGATGTAACCAGCAGCTTGGCACCATCATCACCGGACCATAATCGGCGGCCGGTGTATTACGTCCAAAGTCCGTCGCGTGATTCACACGATGGGGAGAAAACAACGACGTCGTTTCATTCAACTCCAGTTATCAGTCCTATGGGTTCTCCGCCTCACTCTCACTCCTCCGTTGGCCGTCACTCCCGTGAATCCTCCTCCAGCCGATTTTCGGGCTCACTAAAGCCTGGATCTCGGAAAATTTCTCCTAACGACGCCGCCGCCGCAGCCGGCGGTAGAAACCACCGCAAAGGGCAGAAGCCGTGGAAGGAATGTGATGTTATTGAAGAAGAAGGCCTGCTTGAAGATGATCAGTACAGCAAACCTCTCCCTCGCCGTTGCTATTTTCTAGCCTTTGTTGTTGCGTTTTTTATCCTCTTCTCCTTCTTTGCTCTCGTCCTTTGGGGTGCTAGTCGTCCTCAGAAACCCAAAATTACCATGAGGGTAAGTCTTTTAATTTAATCACTCTGCTCTAATTTAAGTGACATAATTTGGCTTagtacaatttttttttaaaatatataaactTTTGAAAGTTATTATCTGAAATGTGCAATAATGGAGTAATATTTATGTGGTAATGAAAAagattaaaattaaattatttatatatataagaaTATGTCATTATTTTTCGAACGAATTAATAAGTAATAGTGTCACATAAACATAAACCGGAAATGAGGAAGGACTGTCTTTTTGGTTTGCTAttattttgattttaaaaatagAAAAGTTTGATGCTTTAAAGGGAGATTTGAAATGAGTATTTGTTGGATTTTGATTTCAGAGCATAAAATTTGAGAGATTTGGGATTCAAGCTGGttctgataactctggagtagcAACCGATATGATCTCAATGAACGCTACAGTGAAATTCGTTTATCGTAATACTGCAACATTTTTTGGTGTACATGTCACCTCATCCCCTGTTGATCTCTCATTTTCAGAGCTCATACTTGGCTCCGGAGCAGTAAGTCATTTAACTAGCTTTTTTACTTAATTTGAGTTCATGAAATTCTTATTTTCCATTGTTTTTCAGATGAAGAAATTCCACCAATCAAGAAAGAGCCAGAGAGTTGTAGCTGTATCGGTAATTGGAAATAAAATTCCACTATATGGAAGTGGAGCAAGTCTGAGCACCCCAAAAGGCGCTACCGCACAGCCCGTGCCATTGAAATTGAACTTTAAGGTTCGATCAAGAGCTTATGTTTTGGGCCAATTAGTGAAGCCAAAATTCTATAAGACGATTGATTGTTTAATTACTCTTAATACCCAGAAGCTTAACGTT
This region of Nicotiana tomentosiformis chromosome 4, ASM39032v3, whole genome shotgun sequence genomic DNA includes:
- the LOC104099562 gene encoding uncharacterized protein, which gives rise to MHAKTDSDVTSSLAPSSPDHNRRPVYYVQSPSRDSHDGEKTTTSFHSTPVISPMGSPPHSHSSVGRHSRESSSSRFSGSLKPGSRKISPNDAAAAAGGRNHRKGQKPWKECDVIEEEGLLEDDQYSKPLPRRCYFLAFVVAFFILFSFFALVLWGASRPQKPKITMRSIKFERFGIQAGSDNSGVATDMISMNATVKFVYRNTATFFGVHVTSSPVDLSFSELILGSGAMKKFHQSRKSQRVVAVSVIGNKIPLYGSGASLSTPKGATAQPVPLKLNFKVRSRAYVLGQLVKPKFYKTIDCLITLNTQKLNVAIPLKNCTYS